One Helicobacter sp. NHP19-003 genomic window carries:
- a CDS encoding type II toxin-antitoxin system RelE/ParE family toxin, whose amino-acid sequence MEIQTSKVFKKWLNKLRDEIARAKISYRIKRLKDGDLGDYKHIQETIFELRIHTGPGYRLYISKQGAKLVILLCGGDKSTQQRDIIKAQKILEQEF is encoded by the coding sequence ATGGAAATACAGACTTCAAAGGTTTTTAAAAAGTGGCTCAATAAGCTAAGAGATGAAATAGCTCGTGCTAAAATCTCATATCGGATTAAGCGTTTGAAAGATGGGGATTTGGGTGATTATAAACACATCCAAGAAACCATCTTTGAATTGCGTATCCACACGGGACCCGGCTATCGCTTGTATATATCTAAACAAGGGGCAAAACTGGTGATTTTGCTGTGTGGAGGCGACAAAAGCACACAACAAAGAGATATAATCAAGGCACAAAAAATCTTAGAACAGGAGTTTTAG